DNA from Dermochelys coriacea isolate rDerCor1 chromosome 20, rDerCor1.pri.v4, whole genome shotgun sequence:
ctgccccccaaaatggacccggctgacgttctctgtacctacaagctctggtttagaccatgttcctgttgtctaataaaccttctgttttactggctggctgagagtcacgtctgactgtgaagttggggtgcaggaccttctggcttccccaggagcccacctgggcagactcactgtgggaagcgcacggaggggcagaggatgctggatgctccaaggtcagacccaggaaggtggaaacTGTGTGAGccgtgtgtcctgaagacagtctgctcacagaaaggagacttccccagagtcctgcctggcttcgtaggaagcagttccagagcatcacccagggactccgtgacacacCCCATCCCAGCACACATTACACCCTGTTCTGAGACATGTAGAGCCCAATCCAgctcctagtgaagtcaatgggaatcacTCTCCTTGCTTTCATTGGAGGTGGCCCAGGCCCTGACATCAATACCGTTACAGCTGGAGTGAGAGTCTGTGCAACATGGGTGGTGGGAGGCTAGCCAACTGCTCATCTGCCCTGGATTCAGCAAgagcagaaaaagagaaaacacGAAAACAATCCACAGCCTTGAGCAAGACCATTTACAACAAGAGCCACAGCTTTATTTGAGCCAACAAGCCGATTTTGCTTTCTTTACAAAAGGATAGAATGTTTGCTCTTAGtacaaaacaaaatgaaccaataataataatgctaggggctgtacaaacaggTTCCTTTGGAGTTTGAGACATTACAAAATTCCAAACTCTATACAAATTTCCTCTGCAAAATAGTGAGGATTCCCCATAAAGGGCTCTCTAGGCCAACAGTCATAGAGTGGGATTCCAAAAATAGTTGCCTGGCTTTtcttgaaaggaaaacaaaaataattgcattGCATAGCCTTTAAAAGTTATTGCTCATATAGAAGTGTTTAGGGACGGAATCAGGAACTGATAGGCAAGGTCCTACAAAGAGCTTCGAAACAATGAAAAAGGGCAACATTAAATATGCAATTCCTTGGTTAAATACTTGGTTTAATAACCAGAAGATGGGCACAGAAGCAGCAGAGGgagaataaattaaataaataatgtctAATAAATAATCATGGAGCAACAGCACTGCAAAAACCTACATGCATTTCCCCACAAAGCTAAACTCCAACTAGACACTTTAAAGTTGATTGGGAAACAAGCAGGTTATTTAGCACATTCCACattttctgtaaaatggaaagaaaataaattagacccagttaaataataaataagagaGAAACTTAAGACACACTTATTTTGGCAGGATCTGTTTTCAAAACACAGGGTATGATAAATATAATACAAACCATAATGACACATTTGCCCTGGCCATGTATGTGTCTGTGGTTTAgttcaaaacactttttaaattattatgtcCAAGTTTTACATGAGAGATATTTGTGCTTCTGCAAGGTGAAGCGTCTTACGGTTTGGAGTCTTCGGTTTCTCTGCAGGTTACATGTAACTGCACCACATGCTTCTGCACATGGTCTCAGACATGGCCTGAAAAAGCGTTTCATGCTCTGATAATCTCATGCTGGTTTTGAGCAACACAAAAAGTGCTGAATGACAGTATTTCACTGGAGGGAGATTGGCAGCCTCAGGACAGGTGTAGGAGGCAATTTCCTTGAAGCTTTGAACCTGGGCCGATCTTCTAGTGCCTGATTGAGAAGGGGACAGTGAAGACAAAGTGTCCAGGGTTTCAAGCTTCTTGTCTCCATGGAGTTAGACACTTCAGGAGGGAATAATAATTTTGTTCTTGCTAGGAGGACAGGGGATGTTTGGGAGCTGGGAGGATAACAAATGCATCAAAGAGCTGGCTGGGAGAACCTACCACAGCAGATGTCTTTTTGCACATTTATTTTAGTGCTGTCTGTATCTGGTTCAGATAATCGCCACCTTTCCCAGCCAATAAAGCCACGGCTGGACTTgagaaaccattaggaaaaagCTGAGCTGCCTTTCCCAGGAGCATAGTCCATGTTATGCTGATCATTCAGAACGAAAACCCTGCATGCTGCCCTCAGAACAGTGGTTATTAATCATGTGGCTGAGATGCATCCACACTCTGGGAGTATCTTGCATCTAAATTGTGTTGGTGGGAATCCTCAGGATAAAGTCTGGGTGCAAAGGCAAGGTTCTGGTGCTAAGACACCCCAAAGAAGGATCTAAAGGGAGACCTATTTGATTGGCAACAGACAAAGAGAAGGTTTGTCCAGTGGCTACTGCACTGATCCTTCTTCGCCCCCTGGCAGGGATGGAGATTTCTGCAGTATCTTTTTCAGGTTCCAGTCTAGCTGTCTGTGTTTGTCTCTCTTTCTTGATTCAAGCTCCTTTGGGAGGCAGTTATGACTCAATTGACTCAATTTCTTCTGTTAATGGCTGTTTCTTTTATCAGTTCCAAATTCCAGAATTCAGCAACCAGGTTTCCCCCCGGATGGATCAGTGTGTTGGATTCTGTTGCTTGCAGCAGAAGCCTGGTGAGGAGTGGCTGTTCCGTTCCAATACTGGATGCATCTGGAACCAGTGTAGAGCCCTGAATGGTGCAGATAGCTTGAAATACTCTGCAGGCTCCTACCCCCACCACTGTATCTCTCAGGGTGTCTGCAGAAGGGGGCATTGGATGTTTCATTTAAGAGCCAAAGTATCATCCCTGTGTGTGCTTGACTGTCAATAAATAAAGAAGGAGACAGTCACGGAGTTTCTGGGGGCAAACATGAAAACCAGCAAAATAGCACAACTAAACAATTGTCAAGACAGTGTGAAAGGGGCTAGCAGAGATTTTCATAGGAGTGTCTCAATGAGACCAGTCCAGAGATCTTTCATACAGCTTTGGAGCAGTGATATCCCTGTCCCAGTCGTGTTCACTCCAGAAACATCTACACCGCCTGGCTGCATTTCTCTTGATTCTCATATGTTCATGTCGTACTGTCATCTTTCTCATTATTCATTAAATATGGTGTTGAGCTGGGGCCCAACCACATGGTGCGGGTAGGACTCGTAGTTCATGTCTATGGGGAGCTCGTAGCGGGGCACTGTGCTTTGGAAATGAGACGTGTGTCCATGAGCTCCAGCCAGGCTCACCGAAGGGTAGTGGGCCATGAACGTGTAGGACTTGTCCAGATCTGGAGACCCATCCTGCTTCAAGGAGAAGTTCCCACTGATGCTCAGGGGAGGCGTCAGGGGTCCTTCATATGGTGGAGTGGTGCAGTCTGGGTGGTGGCTCCCAAAGGAAGGATCCACCAAACTTTTGAAGGTGGGAGGCTTTAGATGTAAGAGGTGAGTTTCCATGTTCCCATAGGGGGGGCTCGGCAATCCCGGGGATTGGTAGTTGAAGGTATGGTTGGGTATGACAGAGTCACACACTGGGGACTTCTCTTCATGCTTCTCAAGGAAGAGGGACTGAGGCCCCAGCTGCAGACAGCCGGCAACTAGGTTACTGGTTGGTTGTGACAGACCTTTGCAGAGCATCTCCACAAAGCCCTTCCCTTCTGGGGTCTGCCCAGTCTCCAGCACCTCAGACAGAGCCCATATATAATTCCTTGCAAGCCTCAGAGTCTCAATCTTGGACAGCTTCTGAGTCTTGGAGTAACAAGGCATCACCCTCCTCAGATTATCCAGAGCATCATTCAGACCATGCATCCGAGTGCGCTCCCTGGCATTGGCCTTGACCCGCCGGGCCCTGAACCGCTCCAGACGTGCCTTggtcattttcttcttctttggtcCTCTTCTCTTAGGcttttctccatcctcctcctcctcctcctcctcctcaatgcTGTCATGTTCTTCGTTCAAGCCAGCCATCATTCCATAGGGGGCTTGTCTGCTGTCTTCTTCCTTCATTTCATcttgggagctcagggcttcatcCATCCATGACTGGGAGCTGACAAGCTCTGACATCTCTTTGGGTTTGGCATATGTCTTGGTCATCTCTGATGTCTGCACCAAAGAAAACAGTGGGTGTTAATAAGGCCCAGGCCAGGGACTCACTCATCACTTCACATGCATCAGAAATTGAATGCAAGATCACCTTCCAATAATGTTAATGTTACAGAACAAATCTATGAATAACAGGCAGTATCTATCTCTgcatctatctgtctatctctcTGCCTATGTGGCTACAGTATCTAatataatctatctatctatgttttTATTCCATgcctatcactgtggtatctgagcatcaTGTACATAGATTTCAGTGGCTTTGACTCCTGCCAGCTGGGATGAGCTTCTCCCAAGAGCACAAGGCAGAGGAATCTCCTGCACTCCCTAGTCAAGGAGCTGTATTTTGGGAGCAGTAGACCGCAAGTTCTGTCcatcccctccatcccccttccaTACTGCATAGATGGGATTTACCAGTGAGCACAGTGTTCCTTATTATACATGGTTGTGTGCCCAGCCTCTGGATTCAATCCCCTCTTACCCCTGGATGTTAAGGGTTCATTTTGCCTAAGAGGGGGAGCATGGACATACCAGCTAGTTGTGGAACCACTGCCCTTCTGGATAGCATTAGAACTCAGTGAGAGTTTGTTTGTCACCTCTGCAGTACTGGAGGAGAAGAACACTAAAGTCTCATGCTGATGTTGTGCAGATCTGCCATTCAGGGTCTCATGGGTTCCAGTGACTGagttttatggatttttttactCCTTTAAATTTCACTGTGAGTGTTTAAAGTCTGAATTCAGTCTGGCTCCATGAGGCTTATGACCTGCCCGGCCATGCTGGGGCTTCACTCTGCACGGCATGGAACAGGGATGGATTTGTCTGATTGCTTCATGGCTggttggaaaataaaaataaagggaacgaTCCTACTCTGTGTGCTGGAGATATGCAGGAGGCGGGAGAGGGACAGATCTCCACAGAGCAATTTGGGTTGAACCAGGCAGACCTCATCCTGAAAGTCCCCAGGGCAGACACAGCAATGCTAGCTCAGCCCCTCTGGAGAAGGGGTAGCAtattccctgctccaccatctTCCCAATCCACCATGTCCTGTGGCTGATGAGCTGGAGCATGGGACTCTCAAACTTTTTAATGCAGCTGACTTGGCGGTATAGGGGTCCTGGCTAGCTGGGAGAGGGCTCCCATCATAGCAAAGGTTGAGAATTACTGAGCTAAGAAAAGGCTAAGGTTTACTcttgtaaagtgtgtgtgtgtgtgtgtgtgtgcacacatgtatgtgtgcacgcacatgtgtgtgtgtgccatttAGTGTGTGTGAGCATATGTGCATTCTTTCTGCCTGGCTGTGGAATTGTGTTGCTGTTTGGAACATGGGCACCTCTGTGCTAGTTTGGCTTAGCATCTCTGTGTTCAGGACTCTCATGCCCTCTTTTTTAGAGTGCTGAGCTCGTGTGGCTCCCACTGACTGTGGATGGGACTGTCAGTCTCCAGAGCTCTGGAAGCTAGGCTTATGGATAGGGCATCCCTATGCAGAAATAAACTCTGATCCAGGACCAGGAGTTTGAGCACCAGCTCAACACACAGTAAAGCAGGTTCAAATGttgaaaaagtaatagcaaaaaaaaatttaagtacatcagaagcaggaagcctgttaaacaactagtggggccactggacgatcgagatgctaaaggaacacttAAGGATGataggccattgcggagaaattaAATGCcatctttgcatcggtcttcatgaccaaggatgtgagggagattcccaagccctgagccattcttttaggtgacaaaactgaggaactgtcccagattgaggtgtcagtagaggagatttgggaacaaactgataaactaaacagtaataagtcaccaggactagatggcattcacccaagagttctgaaggaactcaaatgtgaaattgcagaactactaactgtcgtttgtaacctatcatttaaatcagcttctgtaccacatgactggagggtagctaatgtgacgccaatttttaaaaagggctccagaagtgatcccagcaattacaggccagtaagcccgacttcagtaccaggcaaagtgGTTAAACCTATAGTAAAggacaaaattgtcagacacatagatgaacataatttgttggggaagagtcaacatagtttttgtaaggggaaatcatcactcaccaatctactagaattctttagggagtcaacaagcatgtggacaatggggacccagtggatatagtatacttggattttcagaaagcctttgacaaaatccctcaccaaaggctcgtaAGCAAAgcaaactgtcatgggataagagggaaggtcctctcatggatctgtaactaattaaaggataggaaataaagggtaggaattaatgtcctgttttcaaaatgtagggaggtaaatagtggtgttccccagggaccagtactattcaacatattcataaatgatctggaaaaggggatgaacagtgaagtggcaaaatttgcagatgatacaaatctactcaagatagttaagtcccaagctgactgtgaagagctacaaagggatctcacaaaactgggtgactgggcaacaaaatggcaaatgaaattcaatgttgataaatgcaaagtaatgcacattggaaaacataattccaactatacatataaaatgatagggtctacattagcttttaccactcaagaaagagatcttggcgtaatggtggatagttctctgaaaacatccactcagtgtgcagtggcagtcaaaaaagctaacagagtattggaaatcattaagaaagggatagaaaataagacataaaatattatattgcctctatataaaacaatggtacactcacatcttgaatactgcatgcagatgtggttgccccatctcaaaaaaagatctattggaattgggaaaggttcagaaaagggcaacaaaaatgatgaggggtatggaacagcttctgtatgaggagagattaataaaactgggacttttcagcttggaaaagagaagactaaggggagatatgatagaggtctataaaatcatgactggggtggagaaagtaaataaggaagtgttatttactcctcataacaaaGAATTAGgggtccccaaatgaaattaatagccagcaggtttaaaacaaataaaaggaaacaatgaggagtccggtggcacattAAAGATGACCAGAtcgatttgggcataagctttcgtgggtagaaaacccacttcttcagatgcatggagtgaaaattacacatACAGGCATAAATACCATAAGGTAAGTCACTTCTCTTCAtgtgcaaatatatatttatttttgtatctgtaatttttactccatgcatctgaagaagttggttttttactcatgaaagcttatgcccaaataaatctgatcgtctttaaggtgccactggactcctcattgtttttgtggatacagactaacacggctacccatCTGATaatcaaaaggaagtatttcttcacacaacgcacagtcaacctgtggaactccttgtcagaggatgttgtgaaggccaagactataacagggttcagaaaagaactagataaattcatggaggagagatccatcaatggctattagccaggatgggcagggatggtgtccctagcctctctttgccagaagctgggaatgggcaataggggatggatcacttgatgattacctgttctgttcattccctctggagcacctggcattgccactgtcagaagacaggattctgggctagagggacctttggtctgacccagtatggccattcttttgttcttatctTCATAATGCTAGTCTCAGGGCCTCACAGTGCGGGTGTTGACATGCTGTGCAAGCCCCTTATCTAGCAGTGCAAAGACCCTGCAAGCCAATTGGGTGCATCATCGCTCTGAAGAAGGTGCCATCCAAGCTTCTTTTGCAGGAAGTTTGGCCACAATGGAATAGAGCCTGGGCGTCATTGAGGAGGTCTCTTGCAGAGGATTTCTCCTGAACATGTAGCCACGAtgatgcggggggggaggggggttgtctgtctgtctatctgttaCAGTGCATGGTTAGATCAGGAGCTGGTACTTACTCTGGATTCTGTAGATGTGAAACCAATGTTTGCTACATACAGGCAGTGCCAGAGACAAGCAATGAAAAGAAAGGGCCATGCTGATGGATGAGAGGAAGGAAGGGCCGGTAGATCAGACATTGGTCTGGAACTCAGGAGAGCTGTggtcaattcctggctctgctacagactcgctgagtgacctcaggcaagtcacttcatctgtctgtgcctcagttcccccacctGGAAAACAGGGACAATTACTCTGCCTTTGTGTCTTGTCTGGATAGGTTGTAAGCTCCCTGGAGAAAGCCCACTACTCCCCATGGATCTGTGCAATGCCCAGCACAGTGCAGGCTTGACATGGCTGGGGCATTTAAGTGCTACTGCATCATAAGTAAACATGTAAAATCAAATGGCTCTGATGGGTGGGTTAGATCTCAGCAAGAACCTATTAGACATATATTGTCCCTGGCTCTCTCACAATGGGCTGCAACTTGCCATCTGAGTTCTGGTAGATATAACGTCTTGCATGTACTGAGTTGTTTCAGTCCTTACAGGTCATTTAAGGCTCCTCTTCTAAAGGCCAAATACCAGGCAGCACGAAAACCTGATCTCGGTAGGAGACAGGGGCAGAGCCCTCTGTGAGCTGCTCTGGTTTTCATTTTTCTGCATTAGCTCTTGTAACCTGAGCTTGTTTGCCTGGAAGTTCGTTTACCTCTGCTGCATAATTAATACAGTCACACTGCACAAAACAGCCTGGGTTTCATGTTAATCAGCTCCCCAAATCCTGTCAGCTTGACTGACTCATTTAATAAAGCTTAAAGTGTAAGCAGCTTTATTGAAAGTGTGCCGTCCAAGCAATGGGTCAACTGGCCACCATCCCATCCAATGTGGAAAATCCCACATTTAATATGCATCATGGGGCTTGTGCAGTGGATTAGGGTCTTAATTGCTGCAAACATGAGTCACATCCCAGAAGAACCAGGTAGGCACTAATTAGCAACAGTAATAGGAAGTAGTCACATGATATTTTCCTATTaaatcaatcatagaatatcagggttggaagggacctcaggaggtcatctagtccaaccccctgctcaaagcaggaccaatccccaactaaagcatcccagccagggcaatGTGGGCAAATATGACAGGAAACATTTTGGGGCCATATCTTTGGATGCAGCCAAGCCATGAGGGGGTATGTCTTAGAGATTTCATTGCTCTCCTCTGTGCTAGGGAGCAGCCAGGGACTGATCCATTCTCTGGCATATGGAAAGTCAGATTCTGGGCTGCTCTAATCTATATTGCAATGGCTCCCTATGGGTTGTTCCACTGCCCTAAGATGGCCAGAAAGCAAAGCAGCCCAGCCACACCTGATCCTGCCACAGCACATCCCTATGCAAGATAACCACTTGGGGCAGCTTTCCAGACCCTTTGCATCATGAGCTGAAGAACTGCTGCATTCGCTCTTCAGACTGGGGAGACTGTCAACCCACCAGCAAGGGCAGAAACTGCATGGGGTTAACTCCAAActtccatgctctggtactgagCACAGGGCTAGCACTGACTGGAGGAGTTTGCCATCGCTGCCTACTTTGAAATCGAGAGTGgctgttcttctaaaagatctgctcaagTTCAACCAGGAATGAAGGCGAGGCAGGTCTCTGGCCCATGTTACAGGTCAGGCTACATGGCCACAGGGTCCCTTCTCACCTTTATCAATAATCTAGGAATGCAAAAGGTGAAGTGGGATTTAGTGGCTTGTCTCaccttgattttaatgggagatCTCAGAATCCATGAGTGAGAATGATTAACCTGCCAGCATTGATCAGTTTGACAGGAATGCAGTAAAGTGAACAGTGTAGATAAGGGGAGGATCAGGGGAGTGCTAGGAACCCACAGCTGCAGGGTGtcctgagggaggggagggaatgccCCGGAGTGCCATTTCCAGTATCTGCAGAGCGcatgtgtttgtgagagagacagagggagagaaagaggatgAAATCCAGTAATAATGTCCAGCCCCCAAAGGCTCAGGACACTGGCATGTAGTGCTCCATCACAGGAAGATATCCATTCATACAGCAATGTTTAGGCTGAAGGAGAAACGGTTTCAAAGCCCTTCAAAAACAGAGCAAGTGAAAAGAAAATCTGCATTGGGCTCAGTTTATTctccactgaaatgcagacacCTCTAGGATGGCCATGCAGAGGCTATAAAATGGTGCACAGCGACACTACCCAACAATCTACATTGGGTAAGGAAAGAAGATTCCCTTATCTAGCTGACAATGCAGGAAGAATGTGATCAGTTTCCTGAGCTGGAGTTTGAGCAGGATACTAGGCAGGACACTCCAGCTGCTGAAAAAagtgttctgttcttttttttaagactaaAAATGGCCAGCGCCTCTGTTCTATCCCCCACCCCAAAGAAGCCACCTCTCAGAGCACGGGGTCCCCTGGAATCAGACGAGGCTTGGGCTCAGTACTCAGGACTTGATTCTGCCACCCATTGCTGAGTCACACAGAGGCGAGCAAGCTCAATGTGACTAATGATGGGAGTCCGGAGTTACTCAGCAGGAGGGCCAGGGATATGGCCCATTAGAGGGAAGGGAATAAACAGCACCAGTCCTGGGGACATCCATGTGCTTTTTGTTGGCCTCACACAGCCAAACTCAACCGAGTTTGTCACTGAGCTGCAGGATCGTGGTACTAGCTGTTACCTAGGCAGCACAGATTTGCAGGGGGGGTCatgaaaaagacagaaaacaaacaggtttcagagtagcagccgtgttagtctgtattcacaaaaagaaaaggagtacttgtggcaccttagagactaacaaatttattagagcataagctttcgtgagctacagctcacttctgtagctcacgacagcttatgctctaacaaatttgttagtctctaaggtgccacaagtactccttttctttttgagaaaacaaaCAGGTTTTGTTCATTGGACC
Protein-coding regions in this window:
- the NEUROD4 gene encoding neurogenic differentiation factor 4 is translated as MTKTYAKPKEMSELVSSQSWMDEALSSQDEMKEEDSRQAPYGMMAGLNEEHDSIEEEEEEEEDGEKPKRRGPKKKKMTKARLERFRARRVKANARERTRMHGLNDALDNLRRVMPCYSKTQKLSKIETLRLARNYIWALSEVLETGQTPEGKGFVEMLCKGLSQPTSNLVAGCLQLGPQSLFLEKHEEKSPVCDSVIPNHTFNYQSPGLPSPPYGNMETHLLHLKPPTFKSLVDPSFGSHHPDCTTPPYEGPLTPPLSISGNFSLKQDGSPDLDKSYTFMAHYPSVSLAGAHGHTSHFQSTVPRYELPIDMNYESYPHHVVGPQLNTIFNE